One Glycine max cultivar Williams 82 chromosome 4, Glycine_max_v4.0, whole genome shotgun sequence DNA segment encodes these proteins:
- the LOC106798462 gene encoding uncharacterized protein: MADHGTRKTTTDRLEDAIARLTNSQASITERCNDLDGKIDSILQHLHLQASENNNNATNHQAHHHHRHAVKIDIPRFDGHDPLGWIFKVTQLFQYQQTPEEERITVASLYLDGPALSWYQWMHSNGLITSWNGFLQALESRFAPTFYDDPKGALFKLTQTGTVNDYLTEFERLANRVVGLPPPFLLSCFISGLKPDVRREVLALQPLSFLQASALAKLQEEKLRDRALTPARNSLPPRPFVPNTSNIPAKVRPPFVQRTPAEMAFRREKGLCYNCDEKWSVNHKCKGKVLLFITDEHSPLPESTTHDSEVSTATVPETDSEPPSDVDSHISLHALAGVPSSDTFRIYGMIKHARLTFLVDSGSTHNFLQPRIAQFLKLSSQHTALLQVMVGNGSMLTCDQICPSTQLTLQGHPFVVSFHLLQISGADAVLGVDWLRRLGPVTTNYADSVMRFKHLSHDITLTADVSTKPESTSAAQLKRLLQTGSTSAFYQLHVLPINQPDPPTQSHPLPAVDHLLLQHDHLFQNPSQLPPPRQIMHHITLKPNTPPISVRPYRYPHFQKNEIERQVSELLAAGLIRPSTSPYSSPVLLVRKKDSTWRLCIDYRALNSATIRDRFPIPTIDELLDKLGQASWFSKLDLRQGFHQILMNEGDIEKTAFRTHHRHFEYLVMPFGLCNAPSTFQSAMNQLLRPFLRRFATVFFDDILVYSTSLALHLHHLELVFNTLNQAAFFLKRSKCLFAQNTIEYLGHIVSDKGVSPDPSKIQVMLQWPTPASVRELRAFLGLTGFYRKFVRDYASIAAPLTSLLCKDAFEWSPESQQAFDRLKRAMTSAPVLALPNFSEPFVVETDASGIAIGAVLLQQGHPLAYFSKCLGPHMLHASAYLRELHAVVAAVRKWRQYLLGRPFTILTDHKSLRELMTQVIQTPEQHYYLSKLLGYEYSIQYKTGATNIVADALSRVPPQAGQLLILSIPQLDFLNEIKHSLNANLEFQNLTQAIQSNPTLYSDYSLGDGLILFKGRIWVNHDNPFIHNLITEHHSTPLGGHLGVTKTTHRLEASFIWSSLKHDVKKFVRECVTCQQSKNVHKRPTGLLQPLPAPEGVWEDLSMDFITHLPTSNGFSVILVVVDRFSKGVHLGALASGFTAFKVAKLFLDIVCKLHGFPKSIVSDRDPIFVSKFWTELFRLSGTRLRLSTAYHPQSDGQTEVMNRIIEQYLRCFVHDNPSSWFQYLTLAEWSYNTSIHSGSGLTPFEITYGKPPPTMVDYLPGATKTEAVQTMLETRQALHSKLKHKLQKAHDTMKKHADTKRDDVSFLEGQWVYVRLRPGRQTSLTGPLHPKLSKRFFGPFQILERIGPVAYRLLLPPESLIHPVFHCSLLRPHHGPPPTTTYTWPLQVRDAQPLRRPLCFLDYKDDTTTTPPTRMVLTQWEGEPPEDTSWEEWSDLCQAYHLEDKVVFGEDGSVNNAGNCNSDNEHLRHDTNPRPVRIRGAPARLRDYHVQYPQEQKNKLTYLPSETLSPLVKYREEEELKTLREDGTGERKKHERIYDYDVYNDLGTPEKDNLAHPILGGSTLPYPRKGRTVRNKSTKGSKSESLIRKHGVEAFGSTPFLLICFFFASHTPLISLQNKEPIFGHLCYMKPSPFLGNESFHSYPFLKFNDKVVEQQHQDSQKASSANGDGDGNAKVKRNNLKGKRAVVR; encoded by the exons AGCCAAGCCTCCATCACCGAACGCTGCAACGACCTCGACGGGAAGATCGACTCGATCTTACAACATCTCCACCTCCAAGCATCAGAAAATAACAATAACGCCACGAATCACCAAGCGCATCATCACCATCGCCACGCCGTCAAAATCGACATACCGCGGTTTGACGGACACGATCCACTAGGATGGATCTTCAAGGTAACACAGCTTTTTCAGTATCAACAAACGCCTGAAGAAGAACGCATTACAGTGGCGTCTCTGTACCTCGACGGTCCAGCTTTAAGCTGGTATCAATGGATGCATAGTAATGGACTTATCACTTCTTGGAACGGCTTCCTTCAAGCCCTAGAATCGCGCTTCGCGCCTACATTCTATGATGATCCTAAAGGAGCACTGTTTAAACTCACACAAACAGGTACGGTCAATGACTACTTAACTGAATTCGAACGATTAGCTAACCGTGTGGTGGGACTTCCACCCCCATTCCTTTTAAGCTGTTTCATATCCGGTCTTAAGCCCGACGTCCGACGCGAAGTACTGGCTCTTCAGCCATTATCATTCTTACAAGCCTCTGCGTTGGCCAAACTTCAAGAAGAGAAGTTGCGCGATCGAGCTCTTACCCCAGCTCGAAACTCTCTTCCTCCAAGACCCTTCGTTCCCAATACATCCAATATTCCGGCCAAGGTTAGGCCTCCGTTTGTGCAGCGTACCCCGGCGGAAATGGCCTTCCGGAGAGAGAAGGGTTTATGTTATAATTGTGATGAAAAGTGGAGCGTCAATCACAAATGCAAGGGCAAGGTACTACTGTTCATCACGGACGAACATTCTCCGCTCCCTGAGTCCACCACACATGACTCCGAGGTGTCTACAGCTACAGTTCCCGAAACCGATTCCGAACCACCTTCCGACGTAGACTCCCATATCAGCCTCCATGCCCTTGCCGGCGTACCATCATCGGACACTTTCCGGATTTATGGCATGATCAAGCACGCTCGATTGACGTTTTTGGTTGATAGTGGAAGTACGCATAACTTCCTTCAACCTCGAATAGCACAGTTCCTCAAGCTCTCCTCCCAGCACACTGCCCTTTTACAAGTAATGGTCGGAAACGGGTCTATGTTGACTTGTGATCAAATTTGCCCAAGCACTCAGTTAACCCTCCAGGGCCACCCCTTCGTAGTATCATTTCATCTACTCCAGATAAGCGGTGCCGATGCGGTGCTCGGAGTTGATTGGTTACGGCGACTAGGGCCAGTCACTACCAACTACGCTGACTCCGTCATGCGGTTTAAGCACTTGAGCCACGACATTACCCTGACGGCAGACGTTTCCACCAAGCCTGAGTCCACCTCCGCGGCCCAATTGAAGCGCCTTTTACAGACAGGGTCCACCTCAGCCTTTTACCAGTTGCATGTTCTACCCATCAACCAACCCGACCCACCCACACAGTCACATCCTCTCCCAGCTGTGGACCACCTTCTTCTTCAACACGATCATCTTTTCCAGAACCCATCTCAGCTTCCCCCTCCACGTCAAATTATGCATCACATCACGCTTAAACCAAACACTCCACCAATCTCGGTTCGTCCCTACCGCTACCCTCATTTCCAAAAGAATGAGATTGAACGGCAGGTCTCCGAGCTCCTCGCTGCCGGGCTCATCAGACCAAGCACTAGTCCTTATTCATCCCCAGTGCTTCTCGTTCGAAAGAAAGATAGCACGTGGCGACTTTGTATAGATTACCGGGCTCTCAACTCTGCAACTATTCGCGATCGATTCCCTATCCCTACGATAGATGAATTGCTCGACAAACTCGGACAAGCCTCATGGTTTTCCAAACTAGACCTCCGGCAAGGCTTTCATCAAATCTTGATGAACGAAGGGGATATTGAGAAAACCGCTTTTCGGACGCACCATCGACACTTCGAGTACTTGGTAATGCCCTTTGGGCTCTGTAATGCACCTTCAACGTTTCAATCCGCTATGAACCAGCTTCTCCGGCCGTTCCTACGCCGGTTCGCCACGGTGTTCTTCGACGATATCCTAGTTTATAGCACCTCACTAGCCTTGCATCTGCATCATCTTGAACTCGTCTTCAACACCCTTAACCAGGCCGCATTCTTCCTTAAGCGTTCCAAATGCCTTTTCGCCCAGAACACCATTGAGTACCTGGGTCACATTGTTTCAGACAAAGGCGTCTCACCAGATCCTTCGAAGATACAGGTCATGCTGCAGTGGCCCACCCCAGCATCGGTAAGGGAACTGCGGGCCTTTCTGGGCCTCACTGGCTTTTACAGGAAGTTCGTTCGAGATTACGCCTCCATCGCGGCCCCACTCACATCCCTTTTGTGCAAAGATGCCTTCGAATGGTCGCCGGAATCACAACAAGCCTTTGACCGCCTCAAACGGGCCATGACCAGCGCCCCCGTACTCGCCCTACCCAACTTCTCTGAACCCTTTGTAGTAGAGACCGATGCTTCCGGGATTGCCATTGGTGCCGTCCTACTGCAACAAGGTCACCCCCTCGCATATTTCAGCAAGTGTTTAGGACCACACATGCTTCACGCTTCGGCTTATCTACGAGAACTCCACGCAGTAGTGGCTGCCGTAAGGAAGTGGCGGCAGTACCTCTTGGGTCGGCCGTTCACCATACTTACTGACCATAAGAGTCTCCGTGAGCTGATGACACAAGTCATCCAGACGCCGGAGCAGCACTATTACCTGTCGAAGCTGCTGGGCTACGAATACTCCATCCAATACAAAACCGGTGCCACCAACATTGTAGCAGATGCCCTCTCACGGGTACCTCCCCAAGCTGGTCAACTACTCATCCTTAGCATTCCCCAACTCGACTTCCTCAATGAAATAAAACACTCCCTCAACGCTAATTTGGAGTTCCAGAATCTCACTCAGGCTATTCAAAGCAATCCTACTCTCTACTCGGACTACTCTCTAGGTGACGGCTTAATACTATTCAAGGGACGCATTTGGGTCAACCACGATAACCCCTTTATCCACAACCTCATCACTGAACATCACTCGACTCCGTTGGGAGGCCATTTGGGGGTTACTAAAACTACTCATCGTCTTGAAGCAAGCTTCATCTGGTCCAGCCTCAAGCACGACGTCAAGAAATTTGTCCGGGAGTGCGTCACATGCCAACAAAGCAAGAATGTCCACAAACGCCCAACTGGCTTATTACAGCCATTACCGGCACCAGAGGGGGTGTGGGAAGACCTATCTATGGACTTCATCACCCACCTGCCAACCTCCAATGGGTTCTCTGTCATCCTCGTGGTGGTCGACAGATTTTCAAAGGGCGTCCACCTAGGTGCGTTAGCCTCTGGATTCACAGCATTCAAAGTTGCCAAGCTCTTCCTTGATATTGTTTGTAAGCTGCATGGGTTCCCAAAAAGTATCGTATCGGATCGCGACCCGATCTTTGTGAGCAAATTTTGGACGGAATTATTCCGGTTAAGTGGAACACGCTTACGGCTAAGCACCGCGTACCACCCCCAGTCCGACGGACAAACGGAGGTGATGAACCGCATTATCGAGCAGTACCTTCGTTGTTTCGTCCATGACAACCCATCCTCGTGGTTCCAATACCTGACCCTTGCGGAATGGAGCTACAACACGTCCATCCACTCCGGTTCCGGTCTCACGCCATTTGAAATCACCTACGGCAAACCGCCCCCCACAATGGTTGACTACCTTCCGGGAGCCACGAAAACTGAAGCCGTTCAAACCATGCTCGAAACTCGGCAAGCTTTGCACTCGAAGCTCAAGCATAAATTGCAGAAGGCCCATGATACTATGAAGAAGCATGCCGACACAAAACGCGACGACGTGTCGTTCCTCGAAGGTCAGTGGGTGTACGTCCGATTACGACCGGGCCGTCAGACGTCCCTTACGGGTCCACTCCACCCGAAGCTTTCTAAGCGTTTTTTTGGGCCATTCCAGATCCTCGAGCGAATCGGACCCGTGGCCTATCGGCTCCTCCTTCCACCGGAGTCACTGATACACCCCGTGTTTCACTGCTCCCTCCTCCGCCCTCATCACGGTCCCCCTCCCACCACCACGTACACATGGCCCTTACAGGTTCGAGATGCACAACCCCTCAGGCGTCCACTGTGTTTCCTTGACTATAAAGATGACACCACAACCACCCCACCAACACGAATGGTCCTTACCCAATGGGAAGGCGAGCCACCGGAGGACACCTCGTGGGAAGAATGGTCTGACCTATGCCAGGCctaccaccttgaggacaaggtggttTTCGGGGAGGACGGTAGTGTTAACAATGCCGGCAACTGCAACTCCGATAACGAGCATCTCCGTCACGACACCAACCCAAGACCAGTACGTATCAGGGGAGCGCCAGCACGTCTGCGAGACTATCACGTGCAATACCCCCAGGAACAAAAGAATAAGCTC ACATACCTTCCAAGTGAAACACTGAGTCCACTAGTGAAGtacagagaagaagaagaactgaAGACTTTGAGAGAAGATGGAACAGGAGAGCGCAAAAAACATGAAAGGATCTATGATTATGATGTTTACAATGATTTGGGAACACCCGAAAAGGACAATTTGGCTCACCCAATTCTTGGAGGATCCACCTTGCCTTACCCTCGCAAAGGAAGAACTGTTAGAAACAAATCTACAAAAG GAAGCAAATCAGAGAGTTTGATTAGGAAGCATGGTGTGGAAGCTTTTGGGAGCACGCCTTTTCTCCTCATATGCTTCTTCTTTGCTTCTCACACCCCTCTTATTTCGCTGCAAAATAAG GAACCTATTTTTGGACACCTTTGTTACATGAAACCATCTCCTTTCTTGGGGAATGAAAGCTTTCATTCATATCCATTTCTAAAGTTTAACGATAAGGTTGTAGAACAACAACATCAGGATTCTCAAAAGGCCTCAAGTGCTAATGGTGATGGTGATGGTAATGCCAAAGTAAAGAGGAACAATTTGAAGGGGAAAAGAGCAGTTGTAAGATGA
- the LOC100787939 gene encoding sucrose transport protein SUC4, with amino-acid sequence MANHETQQQQQQHQRPRQHRRSKGRHAAARPAAPARVPLRMLLRVASVAGGIQFGWALQLSLLTPYVQQLGIPHVWASIIWLCGPLSGLLVQPLVGHLSDRCTSRFGRRRPFILGGALSIVAAVLIIGHSADIGWWFGDTLEHRPWAVGVFVFGFWILDVANNVTQGPCRALLGDLTGKDQRRTRVANAYYSLFMAIGNILGYATGSYSGWYKVFAFTLTPACNISCANLKSAFFLDIIFIAVTTYISIVAAKEVPLSSSGAHPVEEAAAGESGTAGEAFLWELFGTFRYFSTPVWTILTVTALTWIGWFPFLLFDTDWMGREIYGGEPNEGPNYDTGVRMGALGLLLNSVVLGVTSVLLERLCRKRGPGFLWGISNILMAVCFISMLVVTYVANNIGYVGKDLPPTGIVIASLIIFTILGFPLAITYSVPYALISTHIQSLGLGQGLSMGVLNLAIVFPQMVVSLGSGPWDQLFGGGNSPAFGVAAVAALASGLIAVLFIPRPGGQKPRSPV; translated from the exons ATGGCGAATCACGaaacccaacaacaacaacaacaacatcaacgcCCCCGCCAACACCGCCGGTCCAAGGGTCGACATGCAGCGGCTCGACCGGCGGCCCCGGCTAGGGTTCCGCTGAGGATGCTGCTGCGGGTAGCGTCGGTTGCCGGTGGCATTCAGTTCGGGTGGGCCCTGCAGCTATCTCTTCTCACGCCGTACGTGCAGCAGCTCGGGATCCCGCACGTGTGGGCCAGCATCATATGGCTCTGTGGGCCGCTCTCTGGGCTCCTGGTCCAGCCCCTGGTGGGCCACTTGAGCGACCGCTGCACTAGCCGCTTTGGCCGCCGAAGACCGTTTATATTGGGCGGAGCATTGTCGATCGTCGCCGCTGTTCTCATCATCGGTCACTCCGCTGACATCGGGTGGTGGTTCGGCGACACCCTTGAGCATCGCCCCTGGGCTGTCGGAGTTTTCGTTTTCGGGTTTTGGATTTTGGACGTGGCTAACAACGTCACTCAGGGCCCTTGTAGAGCTTTGCTTGGTGATCTCACTG GCAAGGATCAAAGAAGGACACGTGTTGCAAATGCTTATTACTCCCTGTTTATGGCTATTGGTAATATTCTTGGATATGCAACTGGATCATACAGTGGTTGGTACAAGGTTTTTGCTTTCACACTTACCCCTGCATGCAATATTAGTTGTGCAAATCTCAAGTCTGCTTTCTTTCTCGACATTATTTTCATTGCTGTCACCACATATATAAGCATTGTGGCAGCTAAAGAAGTGCCTCTAAGTTCAAGTGGAGCACACCCTGTTGAAGAAGCAGCAGCAGGGGAATCAGGTACTGCAGGAGAAGCTTTCCTGTGGGAGCTATTTGGGACATTCAGATATTTTTCGACCCCTGTATGGACAATACTGACTGTTACTGCTCTAACATGGATTGGGTGGTTTCCATTTCTCCTATTTGATACTGATTGGATGGGCCGAGAGATTTATGGTGGTGAGCCAAATGAAGGCCCTAATTATGATACTGGAGTTAGAATGGGGGCACTTGGCTTACTGCTTAATTCAGTTGTTCTTGGAGTAACGTCAGTACTCTTGGAGAGGCTATGCAGGAAGCGGGGACCTGGGTTTCTGTGGGGAATTTCAAATATCCTAATGGCTGTCTGCTTTATTTCAATGCTTGTTGTAACCTATGTGGCAAATAACATTGGCTATGTAGGCAAAGATCTACCACCAACTGGCATTGTGATAGCTTCATTGATAATCTTTACCATTCTTGGATTTCCACTTGCA ATCACTTACAGCGTTCCATATGCCTTGATTTCCACACACATTCAGTCATTGGGGCTTGGCCAAG GATTGTCAATGGGAGTCCTAAATCTTGCAATTGTGTTCCCACAG ATGGTGGTTTCCCTGGGAAGTGGACCATGGGATCAGCTATTTGGTGGGGGAAACTCTCCAGCCTTTGGTGTGGCAGCTGTTGCAGCCCTTGCCAGTGGACTCATAGCTGTCTTGTTTATTCCCCGTCCTGGTGGTCAAAAGCCTCGAAGCCCTGTATGA